The stretch of DNA CAGCTAGTTATGGAACCATATCTAAACGACCATTTATACTTGTTGAAATGGAAGATGAAATGGGACAAAAAGGGTGGGGTGAATGTGCAGCATTCGCCGTACCATGGTATACAGAAGAAACGATTAATGGTGCGTGGCATGTACTAGAAGATATACTAATTCCTGAGGTTTTCCAAAAAACATTCTCTCATCCGAGTGATTTGAATGAAGAACTTTCACAATATAAGAGAAACTATATGGCCAAGGCTTCATTAGATGAAGCGATATGGGATCTCTATGCTAAACGTGAAGAAAAGTCATTAGCCAATTTGATTGGTGGACATCGAGAAAGCGTAAAAGCGGGGGTAGTTGTAGGTATTCAACCAATTCCTGAAATGTTAGGTATGATCGAAGAGTATTTAGCAGAAGGTTATGAACGAGTAAAAGTTAAAATTATGCCAGGTAAGGATAAAGAAATTCTTGAGCCAATTCGTGAGCGCTTCCCAGACTTGCAACTGCTTGCAGACGGAAATAGCGCGTATACATTAGATGATCTTGATAAGTTAAAACAATTGGATGAATTTAATTTGATGATGATAGAACAGCCATTAGGTTCAGACGATAT from Bacillus solimangrovi encodes:
- the menC gene encoding o-succinylbenzoate synthase, producing MDIHKVTLHHIEMHLKKPFAASYGTISKRPFILVEMEDEMGQKGWGECAAFAVPWYTEETINGAWHVLEDILIPEVFQKTFSHPSDLNEELSQYKRNYMAKASLDEAIWDLYAKREEKSLANLIGGHRESVKAGVVVGIQPIPEMLGMIEEYLAEGYERVKVKIMPGKDKEILEPIRERFPDLQLLADGNSAYTLDDLDKLKQLDEFNLMMIEQPLGSDDIIEHATLQKSLNTPICLDESITSYESAKKAIELKSCQVINLKIGRVGGITAAKRIHDLCVEHDIPVWCGGLLESGIGRAHNVALATLDNFVFPGDLSASSRYWEEDIVKPEWVVKNGEIKVPEGIGIGVNINYGLLEKVTIRKEA